The Gordonia mangrovi genome includes the window GGATGCGGTGCGCTCCTTCGATCTCGTCACCCCCGACGGGAATCCGCTGCGCGTCAGCGCCACCAGCCATCCGGACATCTTCTGGGCACTGCGCGGCGGCGGCGCCGGAAATCTCGGCGTCGTCACCGATGTCGTCATCGACCTGTTCCCGGTCAGTACCGTGTACGCGGGCAACCTGTTCTATCCGGCCGAGGATGCCGCGGAGATCATGCGACGGTTCGCCGCATGGGCGCCGCACCAACCCGACGACCTCACGTCGGCGGTCACGCTGATGAACTTCCCGCCGCTCGACATCGTGCCGGAGCCGCTGCGCGGCAAGAGTTTCACTCTTCTGCGCGGCTGCTGGTCCGGTGATGTCGCCGTGGGCGCCGAGATCATCGACGAGTGGCGGCGGTGGAAGACGCCCGAACTCGACATGTGGGCCGAGATGCCGTTCTCGGCGGCCGACGCCATCAGCATGGATCCGACCGATCCGATGCCGGCAATGGTCACGACCGAGTGGATGGACGAGTTGCCCGATGGTGCCGTCGATATCCTGGTGGATCGCGTGCTCCCCTCCCCCGGGACCATGCCGTTGATCTTGTTCGCCGAGGTCCGTCACGCCGGCGCGGCGGTCGCCCGCGGCGCGACCGACGCCCCCAATGACCGGGGCCGTGACGGCACCTTCCTGCTCGAATTCGGCTCGGTGGTGCCCGATCCCCACGTGGGGCTCGCGGTGGAGTCCGCCCAACGGCTGACCCGACAGGCACTGACCCCGTACGTGACGGGTGCGGCCTACCTGAACTTCCTCGAAGGCGACGAGAAGGCCGCACGGTCGGCGAGCGCCTTCAGCGACACCAATCGTCGCCGGCTCAACGCCATCAAAGCCGCCCTCGACCCGGAGAACCGGTTCTGCCACGGGGTCGCGTTCGGCTGACGCCCGAGCACGACCCTCCGCCAGAGGGCCCGGCACACCCAGGCCGGGGCTAGATTGGCTCCCATGTCGGATACGCCGCGCTCCCTGATCATCATCGACGCCGCCAACGTCGTGGGTTCGCGACCCGACGGTTGGTGGCGTGATCGGCATGGCGCGACCGAGCGACTACGCGATCGTCTGGCCGGTCTCGCCGGCACCGGCCTGCCCGGACTCGACGGGCCGGTCGAGGTGGTGATGGTGGTCGAGGGCAAGGCACGGACCGTGTCGTCGGCGGCCACGGTGGCCACCGTGGCCGCCTCCGGTTCCGGCGATGACCGGATCGTCGAACTGGTCGCCGCACAGCGCAATCGACCGGTTCTCGTGGTGACCGCCGACCGCGAGTTACGGCGTCGGGTCGGTGAACTCGGCGCCGAGGTGGCCGGGCCGAGTGTCCTCTCTGTGGACGATCAGCCCTGATCGACGGTACGGCGGGGGACGACCGGCATCAGCGGTTGCCGGTGTCCGGCCGCGGCGCCGGTCGGCCGAATCGGCGTCGGAGGGCATCGAGGCCCGTCACGCGAACCTTCCCGGTCACCCGCACCGTGCCGGTCACCCGGATCTTGCCCATGCCGTCACCGTCCTGTCATCGAACATCCTGTGTGGCGGACACGATACCCGGCGGCGAGGCAGTCTCGGCCGGCTGATCAGGTGCGAGCCGTCGCGCAGCAGGCCCGGACACGGATGCGACCATGGAGTCCATGGACAACATTGGGGTCGATGTCGACGGCTACCTCGATCGGATCGGTCATCTGGGCGAGCAGACCCCGACTGCCGATGTCCTGAGGCGTCTGGTCGCCGCCCATGTGCGGCACATCCCGTTCGAGAATCTGGATCCGCTCACCGGGGTTCCAGTGGCCGATCTCGGCCCGGAGAGTCTGCAGGACAAGCTCGTTCGACGCCGGCGCGGTGGGTTCTGCTACGAGCACAACGGACTGTTGCGGTATGTGTTGCGCGCACTCGGCTTCGAGGTCGACCAGCTCGCCGGCCGAGTGGTGTGGATGAAGGAGCCGGGACCCCTGCCTGCGGAGACACATCAGCTGCTCGCCGTCACGGTGCCGACCGAGGACAGCCGTTTCCTCGTCGATGTGGGTTTCGGCGGCCAGACCCCCACCACACCCTTGCGGCTGGTGATCGGTGACGAGCAGCCGACCGATCTCGAGCCGTTCCGTGTCGGGATGTGGCCCGACGGTGGCTTCCGCGTGCTGGAGTCGGAGGTCGCCGGCCGGTGGCAGCCGCTGTACCTGTTCGACGAGCACCCACGCGCCGAGATCGATGGTGTGGTCGGCAGCTGGTACGCCTCGACCCATCCGGGCTCGCACTTCTGCACCACGGTGTCGGCATGTCTCGTCGTCGACGACGAGCGCTGGAACCTACGCAATCGACACTTGGCCGTGCATCGGGCGGATGGAACGAGCACGAAGCGCGAGTTGGCAACGGCAGGCGAGATCCTCGATGTCCTCGCCGAAGACTTCGGCATCGACATCGACGAGGTGACCGGCCTCGAGATGCGCGTCCGTGCAGTGATCGACGGCTGAGCTCCGCCGGATCAGGGTGTGGCGCGAGAGAATTCGGAGGCGCGCTGCACCTGATCAGCGGAGACCGCGACTCCGGTGTAGCGCTCGAACTGCCGTGCCGCCTGCAACGCGATGACCTCGGCGCCGGTGATCACCCGCTTGTCTGCGTCTCGGCCGGCCCGGATCAGTGGGGTCTCGGAGGGGAATGCGACGACGTCGAACACCACATCGGCCGCGGCGATCTGCGTGGGAGTGAACGACAGGGCGTCTTCATCGGCGCCATGCATACCCAGCGGGGTCACGTTGACCAGAACCGATGCGCCCGACGTGGGGACATCCGCAGCGAATTGATAGCCGCACCGGTCTGCCAATGCGGCGCCGGCGGCCGCGTTGCGGGCGACCACCGTGACATCGTCGAACCCGGCGCCGCGAAAAGCCGCCACCACCGCCTTGGCCATGCCGCCCGACCCTCGGATGGCCACCGAGGCCGACGTGTCCAACGCGTGGCTGTCGATCAGTGCGGCGACCGCCTCGTAGTCGGTGTTGGACGCGACGAGTCGACCCGACTCGTTGACGATCGTGTTGACCGATTCGATGGCCGAGGCCGACTCCTCCATCTCGTCGACGAGCGGGATCACCGCCTCCTTGAACGGCATCGACACCGAGCATCCCCGGATGCCCAGTGCCCGGATCCCACCGATCGCACCGGCGATGTCGTCGGTGGTGAACGCCTTGTAGATGAAGTTCAGACCGAGTTCGTCATAGAGAAAGTTGTGGAATCTGGTCCCGATGTTCGACGGGCGTCCGGCCAGCGAGATGCAGAGTGTCATGTCCTTGTTCAGGATCGGCATCCTGTCACCCTAACGTGTCGTCACCTCGGGTCCGGGTGGCCTCGGAGACTCGCATCGACATGGAGAACTGACAACCACGTGGGTAATAGCCTGTGTGATTGTCAGTTCCCCATGTGGTTGTTGTGTCATGACCGCGCCGACGGTCACGAGACCAGATCGTGACCGTGGAAGACCTTCGATTCCGTTGCCCCTTGAGCAACAATTGCCCCATTAGTAACAAGAGTCACATCAACCGTGTTTCACCGACGGGGAGGTCTCGTGCGGCGTCGACTCACGCGCACGGCGCGGCTCGCGATGGTCGGCACCGTCGCCGTGTCCGCATGCGCACTGGCGACCGGCCACGGGGCCGGCGTCGCCGGCGCGGCACCGTGCGGCAACGGCGGGTTCGGGTCCAGCGTCCCCGACACCGGTTCACTCGGGTCCAGCGGTTCGCTCGGTTCCAGTGGCTCGCTCGGTTCCAGTGGCTCGCTGGGCAGCTCAGGTATCCCGAACATCGGCCCACAGGGACCGCTACCACCGTATTTCGGTGTCAGCACGCGATCGGTTGCCTGGGTCACCGGTCCGCTGAGCGCCAATCGCACCTTCAGCCGATTCACCATCAGCGGCACCGATCTCGGCGTCAGCTGGGACAACGGCAATGGACAGACGCTGATGGCGTTCGGCGACACGTTCGGCAACTGCAACGCACTGGGTCAGCAGTGGCGCCACAATGTGTTGCTGCGCACCGACGACCACCGACTGTCCGACGGTATCCAGATCCCCGACGGCGTGGCCGGCGACCCGACGTCGGGCACGGTCATCGCCCCCGGCGAGCCGAACTTCGCGCAGGAACTCATCCCGTCACTGGGCATCTCTGCCATCGAGGTCACCACGATCCCGACCGCAGCGATCTCACTGCCGTGGGGTGCGGGCCATCGTCAGTTCATCAACTACATGTCCGTGCGGTCGTGGGGATCGGCCGGCAACTGGGTCACCAACTTCTCCGCGATCGCGCACTCCGACGACAACGGGCAGACCTGGCAGACCGATCAGGACACCATCCGGATCAACTCGCCGATCTCGCTGGCACTTCCGGCAGCGCTGCCGACCGTCGAGTACAACAACGGCAAGTTCCAGCAGAATGCGTATGTACGCGGGCGGCCGGACGACGCCGACGAGAAGGACTACATCTACCAATTCGGCACACCCAACGGCCGCTTCGGGGCGGCATTCCTCGCTCGTTTCCGGCCGACCGACATCCTCGACCTCGATCAATACGAGTACTGGGGCGGCAGCGCGCTCGGATGGGTCGCCCTCGCCGACATGCCCGATGTGCAGTCCCAGGTCGTGCCACAACCGGTCACCGAACTGTCGGTCGCGTGGAGCCCGTATCTGGACAAGTACGTCATGCTCGACGGGGACAACGGCATTCGCATGCGCACCGCCGAGCACCCACAGGGGCCGTGGAGTGCGCCGCGATACCTGGTGGCGCCCAACACCATCGTGGTCTACGGCCCGATGATGCTGCCCGACTCCCCTGCTCTGCAGGGAGATTCCCCCGAGCTGTACTTCAACGCCTCGCGGTGGAGCGACTACAACGTGATGCTGTTGCGCACGGATCTGAGTCGGGTACCGGGCCTGTGACGTCTGGCGCGTATCCGGCTGCGGTGTGCGGAACCCGCGGCGACAATAGTTGTCGCGGCCGGCCCCGGGCGCCGCGTGCCGATCGCGGCCGTGCGGCTACCGACCGAATCCGGCGTCGCGCAACGCCTGCGCCATCGACCCGGTGGGCTGTGGGCGACTGCCGCGGCCCGAGTCCCGACCTCGCTTACCCGGCTTACCGTACCTATTCCCCTGGCTGCCCTCGCGTTGGGCCCGGTCGGGTCGTCGCCCACCGCCGGACTTCTTCTGCACACCACCTCCGGCTCCGACCTCATCGTCGAGCCGCAGCGTGAGACCGATGCGTTTGCGGTCGATGTCGACCTCGACGACCTTGACCCGCACGACCTGTCCGGACCGCACCACCTCGTGCGGATCGGACACGAACCGATCCGACATCGCCGACACGTGTACCAGCCCGTCCTGATGGACGCCCACGTCGACGAACGCGCCGAAGGCGGCGACGTTGGTCACCACACCCTCGAGAATCATGCCCGGTTTCAGATCGGCCACCTTCTCCACGCCGGCGGCGAACGTCGCGGTCTCGAATGCCGGCCGCGGGTCGCGGCCGGGCTTCTCGAGTTCGGCGAGGATGTCGGTCACCGTCGGGATGCCGAACCGCTCGTCGGCGAAGTCGGCCGGCCGCAGCCCGCGTAGCGTCCGGGCGTTGCCGATCAGTTCGGTGATCCCCACGCCCGCGCGATCGAGGATGCGGCGCACCACCGGGTACGCCTCGGGATGGACACCGGACGAGTCCAGCGGATCCTCACCGTCGCGGATACGCAGGAATCCGGCGCACTGTTCGAATGCCTTCGGGCCCAACCGAGGCACGTCGAGAAGTCCGGTGCGGCTACGGAACGGTCCGGTGCTGTCGCGATGCGCCACGATGGCGGTGGCGAGCGCGGGGGTGACCCCCGAGACCCGTGACAGCAGCGGCACCGATGCGGTGTTGAGGTCTACCCCCACCGCGTTGACCGCGTCCTCGACCACCGCGTCCAGGCTCCGGGCGAGCGTGCCCGGGGTGACGTCGTGCTGGTACTGGCCGACCCCGATCGACTTCGGGTCGATCTTCACCAGCTCCGCCAACGGATCCTGCAGACGACGGGCGATCGACACCGCGCCACGCAACGAGACGTCGAGATCGGGCAGCTCACGAGAGGCGTATTCCGACGCCGAGTACACCGACGCCCCCGCCTCGCTCACCACCGCCTTGGCCGGCGCCCGACCGCCCGCCTTACGGATCTCCGCGACCAATTCCGTTGCCAGCGCATCGGTTTCACGCGACGCGGTCCCGTTGCCGATGGCCACCAGGTCCACGTCGTGGCGGGCGATCAGTGCGCCGAGGGTGGCCTTGGCCTGATCCCATTGCTTCTGCGGTTGATGGGGGTAGACAGCGCAGGTGTCGAGGACCTTGCCGGTCCCGTCGACCACGGCGACCTTGACACCGGTGCGGAACCCGGGGTCCAGACCCAGCGTCGGGCGCGTCCCGGCGGGCGCCGCGAGGAGCAGATCCTTCAGGTTCGTCGCGAAGACGCTGACGGCGTCGGCCTCGGCGCGCTGACGCAGCGCGACGCGTGCTTCGACCGAGGCCGACATCATCAATTTCGTTCGCCATGCCCAGCGCGCCGTCGTCACCAGCCACGGCGTCGCCGCGCCCGGATGGGCCGCGTCGATACCCAGTGTGGCGGCGACCATGGCCTCGTAAGCGTCGTCGTCTCCCCCGTCAAGGGTCAGCGTCAACGCTTCCTCCTTCTCCCCGCGCAGCACGGCCAGCACCCGGTGAGAGGGCATCGAGTCCAAGGGCTCGGTGAAATCGAAGTAGTCGCGGAACTTCTGGGCGGCCGGCGATGCCGCCGCGGCCTCCGAGCGTGCCGCGGTCCGCATCGACCCATCGGCCCAGAACTTCTCGCGGATGGCGCCCACGAGTTCGGCATCCTCGGCGGCGCGTTCGATCAGGATGTGCCGGGCACCGTCCAGCGCGGCCGCGGCGTCCGCGACCTGGTCGGTGAGAAACCCGGCTGCCGACTCGTCGGGCACCAGCCCCGGATCGGCGAGCAGTCGATCCGCCAGCGGCTCGAGACCCGCTTCCCGCGCGATCTGCGCCTTCGTACGCCGCTTCGGCTTGTAGGGCAGGTAGATGTCCTCGACCCGCGCCTTGGTCTCCGCCGCCAGCAGTGCGGCGCGCAGCTCATCGGTGAGCTTGCCCTGTTCTTCGATCGAGGCGAGTACGGCAGCGCGCCGCTCGTCGAGTTCCCGCAGATACCGCAGACGCTCGTCCAGGGTGCGCAGTTGCGTGTCGTCGAGGCTGCCGGTGACCTCCTTGCGATAGCGCGCGATGAACGGCACGGTGGACCCCTCGTCGAGTAGCCGCACCGCGGCGATGACCTGGCCTTCGGCGACGGACAACTCCTCCGCGAGACGTGCGTTCACGGACTTCACAGCTGGACTCGCATTCACCCGGAGGACCCTACCGAAGTCATCCGACAGGGCCACGCCCGCCGCGCCGAACCCGTGACCAAGGTATTTGTGCCCTCGCGTGCGGGCCCGAAGCCTCCCGCGACGGGACGCGATACGTCCTAACGTCGAAGTTGTCGTGGTGACATCTGCGACCACGACGCTCGCTCGCGCACAGAGAGAAGGTCGTCATGTCAGACGCACGAACCAGCCGCATCATCGTCGGAGTCGACGGATCACCGTCCTCCACCGCGGCGGTCGAGTGGGCCGCGCGCGATGCCGAGATGCGTGACCTGCCGTTGGCGCTGATCCACGTGATCACCCCGGTCGTGCTCCCGGCCGAACCGTGGCCGCACGGCTTCGAGAACCTCAACATGGTGCGGTGGCAGCAGGACAATGCCCGGCACGTGCTCGAACAGGCACGGGAGGTCGCCCAGAAGGCGGCTGCACCCGGCGAATTGCGCGTCACCGGTGAGGTGCTGAACGGTCCGGTGCTCCCGATGATGACCGAGGTGTCCGAAGACGCGGCACTCATGGTGGTCGGTTGTCGCGGCCAGTCCCGGGTCGCCGGCGCCGTGCTGGGATCGGTCAGTTCGGGTCTCGTCCACCACGCTCGCTGCCCGGTTGCGGTCATCCACGACGAGTCGGCACCCGACGGCGTGTCCGATCGGTCGCCGGTGCTGGTGGGTGTCGACGGATCGCCGACCTCGGATCTCGCCACCGCGATCGCCTTCGAGGAGGCCGCTCGTCGCGGCGTCGAGCTGGTGGCACTGCACGCCTTCAGCGACATGAGCCGACTCGAGGTCCCCACGTTGAACTGGGCGCCGATCGAATACCGCAATCTGCGGGACAAGGCCGCCGAGGTCCTCGAACAGCATCTGGCGGTCTTCCGCGCCGAGCACCCAGAGGTGGTGGTGCGGCCGGTGATCGACCCGGTCGCCGCCGACTCTCCCGCCACCGGCCTGCTGGGCTACGCCCA containing:
- a CDS encoding FAD-binding oxidoreductase, which encodes MTIQSTRPTDAPDPTDLAIRPRTTVLAELADRIAGYVHGPGEPGYDEARTGFNLLTDHRPALIAVPANRHDVVESVRFAAEQGLRVAIQATGHGPGAPAHDALLINTSKMTEVTVDPVARTATVSAGATWAPVLELTQRHGLAPLLGSTTGVGVVGYTLGGGFGWLGRKYGLSSDAVRSFDLVTPDGNPLRVSATSHPDIFWALRGGGAGNLGVVTDVVIDLFPVSTVYAGNLFYPAEDAAEIMRRFAAWAPHQPDDLTSAVTLMNFPPLDIVPEPLRGKSFTLLRGCWSGDVAVGAEIIDEWRRWKTPELDMWAEMPFSAADAISMDPTDPMPAMVTTEWMDELPDGAVDILVDRVLPSPGTMPLILFAEVRHAGAAVARGATDAPNDRGRDGTFLLEFGSVVPDPHVGLAVESAQRLTRQALTPYVTGAAYLNFLEGDEKAARSASAFSDTNRRRLNAIKAALDPENRFCHGVAFG
- a CDS encoding arylamine N-acetyltransferase family protein, producing MDNIGVDVDGYLDRIGHLGEQTPTADVLRRLVAAHVRHIPFENLDPLTGVPVADLGPESLQDKLVRRRRGGFCYEHNGLLRYVLRALGFEVDQLAGRVVWMKEPGPLPAETHQLLAVTVPTEDSRFLVDVGFGGQTPTTPLRLVIGDEQPTDLEPFRVGMWPDGGFRVLESEVAGRWQPLYLFDEHPRAEIDGVVGSWYASTHPGSHFCTTVSACLVVDDERWNLRNRHLAVHRADGTSTKRELATAGEILDVLAEDFGIDIDEVTGLEMRVRAVIDG
- a CDS encoding shikimate 5-dehydrogenase, which produces MPILNKDMTLCISLAGRPSNIGTRFHNFLYDELGLNFIYKAFTTDDIAGAIGGIRALGIRGCSVSMPFKEAVIPLVDEMEESASAIESVNTIVNESGRLVASNTDYEAVAALIDSHALDTSASVAIRGSGGMAKAVVAAFRGAGFDDVTVVARNAAAGAALADRCGYQFAADVPTSGASVLVNVTPLGMHGADEDALSFTPTQIAAADVVFDVVAFPSETPLIRAGRDADKRVITGAEVIALQAARQFERYTGVAVSADQVQRASEFSRATP
- a CDS encoding DUF4185 domain-containing protein translates to MRRRLTRTARLAMVGTVAVSACALATGHGAGVAGAAPCGNGGFGSSVPDTGSLGSSGSLGSSGSLGSSGSLGSSGIPNIGPQGPLPPYFGVSTRSVAWVTGPLSANRTFSRFTISGTDLGVSWDNGNGQTLMAFGDTFGNCNALGQQWRHNVLLRTDDHRLSDGIQIPDGVAGDPTSGTVIAPGEPNFAQELIPSLGISAIEVTTIPTAAISLPWGAGHRQFINYMSVRSWGSAGNWVTNFSAIAHSDDNGQTWQTDQDTIRINSPISLALPAALPTVEYNNGKFQQNAYVRGRPDDADEKDYIYQFGTPNGRFGAAFLARFRPTDILDLDQYEYWGGSALGWVALADMPDVQSQVVPQPVTELSVAWSPYLDKYVMLDGDNGIRMRTAEHPQGPWSAPRYLVAPNTIVVYGPMMLPDSPALQGDSPELYFNASRWSDYNVMLLRTDLSRVPGL
- a CDS encoding Tex family protein, producing MKSVNARLAEELSVAEGQVIAAVRLLDEGSTVPFIARYRKEVTGSLDDTQLRTLDERLRYLRELDERRAAVLASIEEQGKLTDELRAALLAAETKARVEDIYLPYKPKRRTKAQIAREAGLEPLADRLLADPGLVPDESAAGFLTDQVADAAAALDGARHILIERAAEDAELVGAIREKFWADGSMRTAARSEAAAASPAAQKFRDYFDFTEPLDSMPSHRVLAVLRGEKEEALTLTLDGGDDDAYEAMVAATLGIDAAHPGAATPWLVTTARWAWRTKLMMSASVEARVALRQRAEADAVSVFATNLKDLLLAAPAGTRPTLGLDPGFRTGVKVAVVDGTGKVLDTCAVYPHQPQKQWDQAKATLGALIARHDVDLVAIGNGTASRETDALATELVAEIRKAGGRAPAKAVVSEAGASVYSASEYASRELPDLDVSLRGAVSIARRLQDPLAELVKIDPKSIGVGQYQHDVTPGTLARSLDAVVEDAVNAVGVDLNTASVPLLSRVSGVTPALATAIVAHRDSTGPFRSRTGLLDVPRLGPKAFEQCAGFLRIRDGEDPLDSSGVHPEAYPVVRRILDRAGVGITELIGNARTLRGLRPADFADERFGIPTVTDILAELEKPGRDPRPAFETATFAAGVEKVADLKPGMILEGVVTNVAAFGAFVDVGVHQDGLVHVSAMSDRFVSDPHEVVRSGQVVRVKVVEVDIDRKRIGLTLRLDDEVGAGGGVQKKSGGGRRPDRAQREGSQGNRYGKPGKRGRDSGRGSRPQPTGSMAQALRDAGFGR
- a CDS encoding universal stress protein, which translates into the protein MSDARTSRIIVGVDGSPSSTAAVEWAARDAEMRDLPLALIHVITPVVLPAEPWPHGFENLNMVRWQQDNARHVLEQAREVAQKAAAPGELRVTGEVLNGPVLPMMTEVSEDAALMVVGCRGQSRVAGAVLGSVSSGLVHHARCPVAVIHDESAPDGVSDRSPVLVGVDGSPTSDLATAIAFEEAARRGVELVALHAFSDMSRLEVPTLNWAPIEYRNLRDKAAEVLEQHLAVFRAEHPEVVVRPVIDPVAADSPATGLLGYAQGAQLVVVGSHGHGGFTGMLLGSVSNAVVNAARIPVIIARSRETQV